From the Thermovirga lienii DSM 17291 genome, one window contains:
- a CDS encoding transposase mutator type (PFAM: Transposase, Mutator family~COGs: COG3328 Transposase and inactivated derivatives~InterPro IPR001207~KEGG: slp:Slip_1151 transposase mutator type~PFAM: transposase mutator type~SPTR: Transposase mutator type), producing the protein MAQYNITIDSELLHQLFLSDSKDSGVSKLLESVLNQVLQAQATEQLRAEAYERTEERRGYRNGTYPHRLTTRVGSLVLRVPRLRNGKFSTELFSRYQRSEQAFILALMEMVVNGVSTRKVSEITEELCGVRISKSLVSELCRRLDPVIEAWRDRSLKDKEYPFLIVDALVIRVREENRVLHRSMLICVGVNREGIREVLGFVVGDSESEESWGDFFGWLKDRGLRGVDLVVSDDHKGLVKALRRNFQGSSWQRCQTHFIRNILSASPKGLQGELKTRIQAILHAPDMGTARMLLMRVLEEYEEKAPKAMRILEEGFDDAVAILSLPEKYRKRLRTTNSVERLNEEIRRRERVIRIFPSRESAVRLLGAVLLEIDNKWAGGRKYLDMDEYYEYLSQQQSRSSPKIYCL; encoded by the coding sequence ATGGCTCAGTACAATATTACCATCGACTCAGAATTACTGCATCAGTTATTTTTGTCGGACAGTAAGGATTCTGGAGTATCTAAGTTATTGGAGTCGGTATTGAATCAAGTTCTTCAAGCCCAGGCAACGGAACAATTGAGAGCAGAGGCTTACGAGCGGACAGAGGAAAGACGAGGGTATCGCAACGGAACATACCCGCACAGGCTTACGACGAGAGTAGGGAGCCTTGTTTTGAGGGTGCCCAGGCTTCGTAATGGCAAGTTTTCTACGGAGCTTTTCAGCAGATATCAGAGGAGCGAACAGGCCTTTATTTTGGCTTTGATGGAGATGGTAGTAAATGGGGTATCAACCCGTAAGGTATCTGAGATAACCGAGGAGTTATGTGGAGTAAGGATATCCAAGTCATTGGTGTCGGAATTATGCAGGAGGCTGGATCCAGTTATAGAAGCGTGGAGAGATAGGTCTTTGAAGGATAAGGAGTATCCCTTTCTGATTGTAGATGCATTGGTTATAAGGGTGAGGGAAGAAAACAGGGTCTTACATAGGAGCATGCTTATATGTGTGGGTGTGAACAGAGAAGGTATACGAGAAGTTTTGGGGTTTGTGGTAGGAGATAGCGAATCAGAGGAGAGCTGGGGGGATTTTTTCGGTTGGTTGAAAGATAGAGGTTTAAGAGGTGTGGATTTAGTGGTATCTGACGACCACAAGGGATTAGTAAAGGCTTTGAGGAGAAATTTTCAGGGGTCAAGCTGGCAGAGGTGTCAAACTCATTTTATACGGAACATACTATCTGCTTCACCTAAGGGTCTTCAGGGGGAGCTCAAGACTCGGATACAGGCTATTTTGCATGCTCCGGATATGGGGACAGCCAGGATGTTGTTGATGAGGGTTTTAGAGGAATACGAAGAAAAAGCTCCTAAGGCGATGAGGATTTTGGAAGAGGGATTTGACGATGCTGTGGCGATATTGTCTTTGCCGGAGAAGTATCGTAAGCGTCTGAGGACGACCAACAGTGTGGAGAGATTGAATGAGGAGATAAGGCGTAGGGAGAGGGTTATACGGATATTTCCAAGCAGGGAATCGGCAGTAAGGTTGCTTGGCGCAGTTCTTCTTGAGATAGACAACAAGTGGGCTGGTGGAAGGAAGTACCTTGATATGGATGAGTACTATGAATATCTTTCACAACAGCAATCTAGATCAAGCCCTAAAATCTATTGCCTTTAA
- a CDS encoding transcriptional regulator, GntR family (PFAM: Bacterial regulatory proteins, gntR family; FCD domain~COGs: COG1802 Transcriptional regulators~InterPro IPR000524: IPR000485~KEGG: aco:Amico_1322 transcriptional regulator, GntR family~PFAM: regulatory protein GntR HTH~SMART: regulatory protein GntR HTH~SPTR: Transcriptional regulator, GntR family): MSHNALRLDETVTSKIAEYLRNQILVFKTYKKGDRIIESKIANELGVSRAPVREALRRLESQGLVVSIPRKGTFVSDLSNETLEEIYDLRYLLEESVYETIIKKKLLKDEDYDHMASIIEDMVEIASSGLAWEDKVLAFFGKDIEFHRYIWMKANRPITSKILADLYHQLELGILDDLSHEKNLVEVANNHYKILRCLQAEDIESLKQSRAWSLFARRIENIRRER, translated from the coding sequence ATGAGTCACAATGCCCTTAGGTTAGATGAAACTGTAACATCAAAAATTGCGGAATATCTGCGTAATCAAATTCTCGTTTTTAAGACCTATAAAAAGGGTGACAGAATAATAGAGTCTAAGATAGCCAATGAGCTAGGTGTAAGTCGAGCACCAGTAAGAGAAGCTCTTCGCAGGTTGGAGAGCCAGGGTCTCGTTGTCTCAATTCCGAGAAAAGGAACTTTTGTTTCTGATCTATCCAATGAGACTTTGGAAGAAATCTACGATCTTCGTTACTTGCTTGAAGAAAGTGTGTACGAGACCATTATTAAAAAAAAGCTTTTGAAAGATGAAGATTACGACCACATGGCTTCAATAATTGAAGATATGGTCGAAATTGCAAGTTCTGGTTTGGCTTGGGAAGATAAGGTTCTGGCTTTTTTCGGAAAGGATATAGAGTTTCATCGTTATATATGGATGAAGGCCAACAGACCAATAACAAGTAAAATTTTGGCAGATCTTTACCACCAATTAGAGCTGGGCATACTTGATGATCTAAGCCATGAAAAAAACTTAGTTGAGGTAGCTAATAACCATTACAAGATATTAAGATGCCTCCAAGCCGAAGACATAGAAAGCCTCAAACAAAGTAGAGCCTGGAGCCTTTTTGCGAGAAGGATAGAGAATATAAGACGAGAAAGATAA
- a CDS encoding TRAP dicarboxylate transporter, DctP subunit (PFAM: Bacterial extracellular solute-binding protein, family 7~TIGRFAM: tripartite ATP-independent periplasmic transporter solute receptor, DctP family~COGs: COG1638 TRAP-type C4-dicarboxylate transport system periplasmic component~InterPro IPR004682: IPR018389~KEGG: aco:Amico_1321 extracellular solute-binding protein, family 7~PFAM: Extracellular solute-binding protein, family 7~SPTR: Extracellular solute-binding protein, family 7;~TIGRFAM: TRAP dicarboxylate transporter, DctP subunit) → MKLRKFSLIASIILLMTVLGACPIMAEASWKLSNQLPPSHFISKGMDIFAQKVSEYSNGELKVEVFHSAQLFKDTEVVEAIQEGLVEMALIPVNKWSGMIPAADVFEMPFIFKDLTSPEKFIKAGASDLLDKEFVKKGAKVVFWVDYGLVQFFNNKRPLTKPEDFAGLKIRTFSKGTADTVSALGGTPVVMSSSEMYMALQRGTVDGATTGMPAAVSRKIYEVQKYMTLANYTTAQFCVQANLDWWDSLSEKEKEILLKAGADAEKNIRSSIADAESKAYEVIKNAGLEIYELNEQERELFKQATEPVRDAFVKNTGDLGKQLMEIANSIK, encoded by the coding sequence ATGAAACTCAGGAAGTTCTCTTTAATAGCAAGCATAATTTTGTTGATGACCGTGCTTGGCGCTTGCCCTATTATGGCCGAAGCTTCGTGGAAACTTTCTAATCAGCTGCCGCCTTCGCATTTTATCTCGAAGGGTATGGATATTTTTGCTCAGAAAGTAAGTGAGTATTCTAATGGTGAGCTAAAAGTGGAAGTCTTTCATTCTGCCCAGCTTTTTAAGGACACAGAAGTTGTAGAGGCTATTCAAGAAGGCCTTGTGGAAATGGCATTAATCCCAGTTAACAAGTGGTCTGGAATGATACCCGCCGCGGATGTTTTCGAAATGCCTTTCATATTCAAGGATCTTACGTCACCTGAAAAGTTCATAAAGGCGGGAGCGAGTGATCTGCTTGATAAGGAGTTTGTCAAAAAAGGCGCTAAAGTAGTTTTTTGGGTAGATTACGGCTTAGTGCAGTTTTTCAATAACAAAAGGCCTCTTACTAAGCCAGAAGATTTCGCTGGGCTCAAAATCAGGACTTTCAGTAAGGGTACAGCAGACACGGTTAGCGCTCTTGGCGGAACCCCTGTTGTTATGAGCTCGTCAGAGATGTATATGGCTCTTCAAAGGGGTACCGTCGACGGAGCTACGACTGGCATGCCTGCCGCTGTTTCAAGAAAGATTTATGAAGTTCAGAAATATATGACGCTCGCTAACTACACAACGGCCCAATTCTGTGTACAGGCAAACTTGGACTGGTGGGATTCTTTAAGCGAAAAAGAAAAAGAGATCTTGCTCAAGGCTGGAGCCGATGCGGAGAAAAATATAAGAAGTTCCATAGCTGATGCGGAGAGCAAGGCCTACGAAGTAATAAAGAATGCAGGCTTGGAAATCTACGAGCTTAATGAACAAGAAAGAGAACTTTTCAAGCAGGCTACTGAACCTGTAAGGGACGCCTTCGTGAAGAACACGGGTGATCTTGGCAAACAGCTAATGGAAATAGCAAATTCAATAAAATAA
- a CDS encoding Tripartite ATP-independent periplasmic transporter DctQ component (PFAM: Tripartite ATP-independent periplasmic transporters, DctQ component~COGs: COG4665 TRAP-type mannitol/chloroaromatic compound transport system small permease component~InterPro IPR007387~KEGG: aco:Amico_1320 tripartite ATP-independent periplasmic transporter DctQ component~PFAM: Tripartite ATP-independent periplasmic transporter DctQ component~SPTR: Tripartite ATP-independent periplasmic transporter DctQ component), producing the protein MRRIYEKAEGVKMLSFLRQYIEKLNLALGYLSGLGILLMGLILFYEVVARYCFNSPTIWTQEVSIYIFIWTMLAGAAYTLQIGKHVRIDLILIHLSPRTQIFLEIITSVLGMFFSAYVATQGWDMVQASLKYQKLSATPLRVPIWIPQLAIFIGFSLLALEFFILVCAKISEVRNAYAKDGEKTC; encoded by the coding sequence ATGAGAAGAATTTATGAAAAAGCAGAAGGGGTAAAAATGTTATCTTTCTTGAGACAATATATAGAGAAATTAAATTTAGCGTTGGGCTACCTAAGCGGTTTAGGTATTCTCTTGATGGGATTAATTTTATTCTATGAAGTGGTGGCAAGATACTGCTTTAATTCTCCAACTATTTGGACCCAAGAGGTATCTATATACATTTTCATATGGACTATGCTTGCTGGTGCCGCTTATACTCTCCAAATAGGCAAGCACGTCAGAATTGATTTGATTTTAATACACCTCTCACCTCGGACTCAGATATTTCTGGAAATAATAACTAGCGTGTTAGGAATGTTTTTTTCTGCGTATGTTGCCACGCAGGGTTGGGATATGGTTCAAGCCTCTTTGAAATACCAAAAACTATCTGCCACGCCTTTAAGAGTTCCCATCTGGATACCCCAACTTGCCATTTTTATCGGTTTTTCGCTCTTGGCCTTGGAATTTTTCATATTGGTATGTGCAAAAATTTCAGAGGTTAGGAACGCATACGCAAAGGATGGTGAGAAAACATGCTAA
- a CDS encoding TRAP dicarboxylate transporter, DctM subunit (PFAM: DctM-like transporters~TIGRFAM: TRAP transporter, DctM subunit~COGs: COG1593 TRAP-type C4-dicarboxylate transport system large permease component~InterPro IPR004681: IPR010656~KEGG: aco:Amico_1319 TRAP dicarboxylate transporter, DctM subunit~PFAM: TRAP C4-dicarboxylate transport system permease DctM subunit~SPTR: TRAP dicarboxylate transporter, DctM subunit;~TIGRFAM: TRAP dicarboxylate transporter, DctM subunit): MLSFLLVIGVLLIILFLGLPVAFSLGSTSVILILLNHLPVKIIGSTMYSSLESFTLLAIPLFVLMSQILLDGRVGDDLFDVMNAWVRHLPGGLAIATILACAFFAAITGSGAATAATIGMVAYPAMIQRGYDKKFTLGLLAAGGTLGILIPPSIPLILYGAITEESVGKLFIAGVVPGLILTAIFVVYAVFKSKRGGFTPIERTSWSERLRVTGKNIWGILLPILIIGGIYSGAFTPTEAAAVGLAYSLFITVFIYKTIKIRELPKICLKSVGTSSMIALIIAAAILFGRVMTMLMIPQKLTELIIEHNFTPLMFILAMNLLMLILGMVLETVSIILLTMPLVAPILLALNIDPIWYAIILTINMTMALITPPVGMNLYVINGLSDDINMGDIIQGVWPFIILMMFMLVLAIVFPQLSLWLPSIMH, translated from the coding sequence ATGCTAAGCTTCCTGCTAGTCATCGGGGTGCTTCTTATTATCCTTTTTTTGGGGCTTCCAGTGGCGTTTTCTCTAGGTTCGACATCGGTAATCCTTATACTACTTAACCATTTGCCGGTAAAGATCATAGGGTCTACGATGTACTCAAGTTTAGAAAGCTTTACTTTGCTAGCTATTCCTCTGTTTGTACTGATGAGCCAGATATTACTAGATGGCAGAGTAGGAGATGACCTTTTCGATGTAATGAATGCGTGGGTTAGGCATCTCCCAGGAGGGCTGGCCATAGCGACTATTTTGGCGTGTGCCTTTTTTGCTGCAATAACTGGCTCAGGAGCGGCAACAGCAGCTACCATAGGGATGGTGGCCTACCCAGCGATGATACAAAGGGGATACGATAAAAAATTTACTCTTGGTCTTTTGGCTGCTGGTGGGACCTTGGGCATTTTGATACCGCCAAGCATACCCTTGATCCTATACGGTGCGATAACTGAAGAATCAGTTGGCAAGCTTTTCATAGCAGGTGTAGTCCCGGGGTTAATTTTGACAGCTATTTTTGTGGTCTACGCGGTTTTTAAGAGCAAACGTGGGGGATTTACTCCTATTGAAAGAACGTCGTGGTCAGAGAGATTGCGTGTTACAGGCAAAAATATATGGGGTATCTTGTTGCCCATTCTTATCATAGGTGGGATATATTCTGGAGCCTTTACTCCGACAGAAGCTGCAGCAGTAGGCCTGGCTTATAGCCTTTTCATTACAGTGTTTATTTACAAGACTATAAAAATACGCGAATTGCCTAAAATATGCCTGAAATCTGTTGGGACATCAAGCATGATAGCGTTGATCATAGCTGCGGCAATTCTCTTTGGAAGAGTAATGACAATGCTCATGATCCCCCAAAAACTTACGGAGCTAATCATAGAGCATAATTTCACCCCCCTTATGTTTATTTTAGCCATGAACCTCCTAATGTTGATTCTCGGCATGGTGCTTGAAACAGTATCCATAATATTGCTTACCATGCCCTTGGTTGCCCCGATTCTGTTGGCTCTTAACATAGACCCTATATGGTACGCAATTATATTAACAATAAACATGACAATGGCTCTGATAACGCCTCCTGTAGGCATGAACCTTTATGTAATAAATGGGTTAAGCGACGATATAAACATGGGCGACATAATCCAAGGTGTATGGCCCTTTATAATTCTTATGATGTTCATGCTTGTATTGGCAATTGTTTTCCCACAGCTAAGTCTGTGGCTGCCATCAATTATGCATTAA
- a CDS encoding isocitrate lyase and phosphorylmutase (PFAM: Isocitrate lyase family~COGs: COG2513 PEP phosphonomutase~InterPro IPR018523: IPR000918~KEGG: aco:Amico_1317 mutase family protein~PFAM: isocitrate lyase and phosphorylmutase~SPTR: Mutase family protein) has protein sequence MRKSATLRQLLKKPGAIVAPGVYDAISAKVCEIVGFEALQHSGYGTSAVTLGKPDVGFLTLSEMSTQVRIISRAVNIPVVGDGDNGFGNAINVTRTVEEYISAGAAGLFIEDQVIPKRCGHMEGKEVIPFEEMAGKLRAALDARNEIDPDFVVIYRTDAVAVKGFDDAIERAKKAVDMGVDMIFIEAMETKEQIERAAEELAGVHLMLNLVEGGKTPLISISEAEAMGYKWVVPALSCLYSAVKGMFEVMREIRENGVSNNYKDKLVSFSEFAEILQLDNIRKMEEKYLPQYIIEAKYSGKKQKG, from the coding sequence ATGCGAAAATCTGCCACATTGAGGCAACTTTTAAAAAAACCAGGAGCTATTGTTGCCCCTGGGGTATATGATGCGATAAGTGCAAAGGTCTGTGAGATTGTGGGCTTTGAAGCTTTGCAGCACTCAGGTTACGGTACCTCGGCAGTCACTTTGGGCAAGCCAGATGTAGGCTTTTTAACGCTTAGCGAAATGTCGACCCAAGTAAGGATAATATCTAGGGCCGTAAACATTCCAGTAGTAGGAGACGGTGACAACGGTTTTGGTAACGCTATAAATGTGACAAGGACTGTGGAAGAATACATAAGCGCTGGTGCTGCAGGTTTATTTATAGAGGACCAGGTTATTCCTAAACGATGTGGGCACATGGAGGGCAAGGAAGTCATACCTTTCGAAGAGATGGCTGGAAAGTTAAGGGCCGCACTGGATGCAAGGAACGAAATAGATCCAGATTTTGTTGTTATTTATAGAACCGATGCTGTAGCCGTAAAAGGCTTCGATGATGCCATAGAAAGGGCAAAAAAAGCAGTGGATATGGGAGTAGATATGATATTTATAGAGGCAATGGAAACAAAAGAGCAAATAGAAAGGGCAGCCGAAGAGCTTGCAGGGGTACATCTTATGTTAAACCTTGTGGAAGGCGGTAAGACGCCTCTTATTTCGATTAGTGAAGCTGAGGCGATGGGTTATAAATGGGTGGTGCCGGCCTTGTCGTGTCTATATTCGGCAGTGAAAGGTATGTTTGAAGTCATGAGAGAGATTAGGGAAAACGGAGTTTCGAATAACTACAAGGATAAATTGGTTTCGTTTAGTGAGTTCGCAGAAATACTACAACTGGACAATATAAGAAAAATGGAAGAGAAATATCTTCCCCAATATATTATCGAAGCTAAATACAGCGGAAAAAAACAAAAAGGGTAA
- a CDS encoding Integrase catalytic region (PFAM: Integrase core domain~InterPro IPR001584~KEGG: adg:Adeg_0459 integrase catalytic region~PFAM: Integrase catalytic region~SPTR: Integrase catalytic region) — protein sequence MTSLYQRLKESGNPKAPMEVICDLIEKGKTAKEIANIMGITERWVRTLMKRKKDGLSAKELLHKKGPRSPHPKRTKPHIEALVIETQQKTNMGPRRLARELKRTLNLNISSYTIRNILRRNNVKTKKVRSRNGNKRYYANLNHWEALQYFQIDSKHIADAKTLPPKAYAALFKYRLPKYQFTAIDIKTRMRILCFSDECSFANGFSFILYIAFLMRALGIRHRMFFQTDNGSEFGGSEESRKRKILQEKFLEPLGVTLLSIPKGEKEAQGFVERSHRTDDEEFYIPALPHITSRKVFMTSAASWVKYYNQKRSHGGRDMNGKTPKEKIFELSLVSSKAATSIPPILLDKVNTFILKMVGAQNISWDSHHLLQLIKRKQFVAPYRMLYFCNCAYISGKSQYLFCLR from the coding sequence ATGACTTCATTATACCAGCGACTAAAGGAATCAGGGAATCCCAAAGCCCCTATGGAAGTTATATGCGACTTGATAGAAAAAGGTAAAACAGCCAAAGAAATAGCTAACATCATGGGAATTACTGAAAGATGGGTTAGAACATTGATGAAACGGAAAAAAGATGGCCTATCTGCCAAAGAATTATTGCACAAAAAAGGTCCCAGATCCCCTCATCCAAAAAGAACTAAACCTCACATCGAAGCTTTGGTTATTGAAACTCAACAGAAAACCAACATGGGTCCTAGAAGACTTGCAAGAGAGCTGAAAAGAACCCTCAATCTGAATATATCTTCCTACACCATCAGAAACATCTTACGCAGAAACAACGTTAAAACTAAAAAAGTACGTTCTAGAAACGGAAATAAACGCTACTATGCCAACCTAAACCACTGGGAAGCCCTACAATACTTCCAGATCGATTCAAAACATATAGCAGACGCAAAGACTCTCCCACCAAAAGCATATGCTGCCCTGTTTAAATACAGGCTTCCCAAATACCAATTTACCGCTATCGATATCAAAACAAGAATGAGAATCTTATGCTTCTCCGATGAATGCTCTTTCGCAAATGGCTTCTCCTTCATACTTTACATCGCCTTCCTCATGCGGGCTTTGGGCATCAGACATAGAATGTTCTTCCAAACTGACAACGGGAGCGAATTCGGCGGATCTGAAGAAAGCAGAAAAAGAAAAATATTGCAGGAAAAATTCCTAGAACCCTTAGGCGTTACTCTCCTCTCCATACCAAAAGGAGAAAAAGAAGCCCAAGGTTTTGTGGAACGAAGTCATCGCACCGATGATGAGGAATTCTACATACCTGCACTACCTCACATAACATCCCGAAAGGTCTTTATGACTTCTGCCGCAAGCTGGGTAAAATATTACAATCAAAAACGATCTCATGGAGGCAGAGATATGAACGGGAAAACTCCAAAGGAAAAAATATTTGAACTCTCACTAGTCAGTTCTAAAGCCGCTACTTCCATACCCCCTATACTCTTGGACAAAGTAAACACCTTTATACTAAAAATGGTGGGAGCTCAAAACATCTCCTGGGACTCCCACCATCTCCTTCAACTAATTAAACGGAAGCAATTTGTGGCCCCTTACAGAATGCTATATTTTTGTAACTGTGCCTATATTTCGGGGAAAAGTCAATATTTGTTCTGCTTAAGGTAA
- a CDS encoding Rubrerythrin (PFAM: Rubrerythrin~COGs: COG1592 Rubrerythrin~InterPro IPR003251: IPR004039: IPR009040~KEGG: dol:Dole_2647 rubrerythrin~PFAM: Rubrerythrin~SPTR: Rubrerythrin), which produces MKSLKGTRTEVNLLTAFAGESQARNRYDMFASQAKKEGYVQIADIFAETANQEREHAKRLFKFLEGGEVEIKASFPAGVIGSTLENLKAAAAGENYEHTSMYPEFAKVAREEGFEEIAAVFEAIAVAEKQHEKRYLDLAANIEAGRVFERPEKVVWRCRNCGYLHEGKCAPEKCPACAHAKAHFELLGENW; this is translated from the coding sequence ATGAAGAGTTTGAAAGGAACGAGGACAGAGGTAAACCTTTTGACGGCTTTTGCTGGCGAATCTCAGGCCAGGAACAGATATGACATGTTTGCCAGTCAAGCCAAGAAAGAGGGTTATGTACAGATAGCGGACATTTTTGCGGAGACTGCCAACCAGGAGAGGGAGCATGCCAAGCGACTCTTTAAGTTTTTGGAAGGCGGAGAAGTGGAGATAAAGGCTTCTTTCCCTGCAGGAGTCATTGGAAGCACTCTTGAGAACCTCAAGGCTGCGGCCGCTGGGGAGAATTATGAGCATACTAGTATGTATCCTGAGTTTGCCAAGGTGGCCAGGGAAGAGGGCTTTGAGGAGATTGCAGCAGTCTTTGAGGCCATTGCGGTGGCGGAAAAGCAGCACGAGAAGCGTTACCTTGATCTGGCAGCCAACATAGAGGCCGGAAGGGTGTTTGAGAGGCCCGAAAAGGTTGTGTGGCGCTGCAGGAACTGTGGCTACCTTCATGAGGGCAAATGTGCTCCGGAGAAGTGTCCCGCCTGCGCACATGCGAAGGCACACTTCGAGCTTCTAGGCGAGAATTGGTAG
- a CDS encoding flavodoxin/nitric oxide synthase (PFAM: Flavodoxin; Metallo-beta-lactamase superfamily~COGs: COG0426 flavoprotein~InterPro IPR001226: IPR008254: IPR016440~KEGG: dal:Dalk_2373 beta-lactamase domain protein~PFAM: flavodoxin/nitric oxide synthase~SPTR: Beta-lactamase domain protein) — translation MHQTFKAVKVREGLYWVGAIDWAIRDFHGYATSRGTTYNAFLVLGESPILIDTVKAPFYDEMMARIASVVDPHEIELVISNHAEMDHSGCLPKVIDEVKPKKVLASKMGVKALRAHFGDALEVEEFPSGGVLEVYGVKFQFMETRMLHWPDSMFTYMPEEKILFSQDGFGMHLATYERFADQIPRWILEQEAAKYYANILNPYSPLVAKLLAQTQEMGLEVDLLLPDHGPIYRTKEDIKWIIGRYADWSSGKLPQKVVVFYDTMWGSTDKLARAIGEGIASRGISAKLLPLGGAHRSDVATELLEAGGLVVGAPTLNNNMFPSVADVLTYVKGLGFKGRIGAAFGSYGWGGESVKQVAQVLEEMGTKVVDTLKVQYVPDQDDLYAAYQMGVKVAEELKATN, via the coding sequence ATGCATCAGACCTTTAAGGCTGTAAAGGTTAGGGAAGGTCTTTACTGGGTTGGAGCCATAGATTGGGCCATAAGGGATTTTCACGGGTATGCTACGTCAAGGGGAACCACTTACAATGCCTTTTTGGTGTTGGGTGAGTCGCCCATATTGATAGATACTGTAAAGGCGCCCTTTTACGATGAGATGATGGCCAGGATCGCCTCCGTGGTGGATCCTCATGAGATAGAGCTTGTGATATCCAATCATGCAGAGATGGATCATTCTGGGTGTCTTCCCAAGGTGATAGACGAGGTTAAGCCCAAGAAGGTTTTGGCCTCCAAGATGGGCGTAAAAGCTCTTAGGGCGCACTTTGGAGACGCCCTTGAAGTAGAGGAATTTCCTTCTGGCGGTGTGCTGGAAGTTTATGGTGTGAAGTTTCAGTTCATGGAGACCAGGATGTTGCACTGGCCGGATTCCATGTTCACTTATATGCCTGAAGAGAAGATCCTTTTCTCTCAGGATGGCTTTGGCATGCATCTTGCCACATACGAGAGGTTTGCCGACCAGATTCCAAGATGGATATTGGAACAGGAGGCTGCAAAATATTATGCGAACATACTGAATCCCTATTCTCCCCTGGTAGCCAAGCTTCTTGCCCAGACCCAGGAAATGGGCCTGGAGGTGGATTTGCTTCTGCCGGACCATGGCCCAATATACAGGACCAAGGAGGACATCAAGTGGATAATTGGCCGTTATGCTGACTGGTCCTCTGGTAAATTGCCTCAAAAAGTAGTGGTTTTCTATGACACCATGTGGGGCAGCACCGATAAACTGGCCAGAGCCATAGGGGAAGGCATAGCTTCTCGCGGAATTAGCGCCAAGCTTCTGCCTTTGGGAGGGGCCCACAGGAGCGATGTGGCCACGGAGCTTCTGGAGGCGGGAGGTTTGGTCGTCGGTGCTCCTACGCTGAATAATAATATGTTCCCCTCTGTTGCGGACGTGCTTACCTATGTTAAGGGATTAGGGTTCAAGGGACGGATCGGCGCTGCTTTCGGCTCCTATGGATGGGGTGGCGAGTCGGTTAAGCAGGTGGCTCAGGTTCTGGAGGAGATGGGGACCAAGGTGGTGGATACCCTTAAGGTCCAATATGTTCCAGACCAAGATGATCTGTATGCCGCTTATCAGATGGGCGTAAAAGTAGCAGAGGAATTAAAAGCCACGAACTAG